In Vagococcus hydrophili, one DNA window encodes the following:
- a CDS encoding metallophosphoesterase family protein, which produces MKFIHTADLHIDQPFSGIDSDKTDIQTLLKTSNQDVLSEIVDRCLEEKVDFLLIVGDTFHQAQSSIHTQKAIMTQFERLEQAEIKVVLSFGNHDYYTKNRYWFEWPDNVILFKKEEVQTKTIQLKNGESVSISGFSYENQWINQSMAPFYPKRNFETTYHIGFYHGDNSKNYAPFTPSELPASYDYWALGHIHKSEILSTNPVVAYSGTPQGHTKKENQTKGVLLVEIKQGSVNHQWLDVSNIKWHKKEVSILETLDKKDLLVALEKELFTPANGFLLTVLEARLITTAENASLLLKEKEEVMMYLQDQLLRQSGNKLWLKDLGLNQSTSDKLIMGFETTLIDDLGRKYKAEDYFEKTVGDLMLQGTIAKYLSWEQEDMADLVNESSQLIKDKMIFKNEADQ; this is translated from the coding sequence ATGAAATTTATTCATACGGCTGATTTACATATTGACCAACCCTTTTCAGGCATTGATTCAGATAAAACTGACATTCAAACTTTACTGAAAACGTCCAATCAAGATGTTTTATCAGAAATAGTGGACCGCTGTCTTGAAGAAAAAGTTGATTTCTTGCTAATCGTAGGAGATACATTTCATCAAGCACAGTCGTCTATCCACACACAAAAAGCTATCATGACTCAATTTGAAAGATTAGAACAAGCAGAGATTAAAGTCGTTCTTTCTTTTGGGAATCATGATTATTATACAAAAAATCGTTATTGGTTTGAGTGGCCAGATAATGTGATTCTTTTTAAAAAAGAAGAAGTCCAAACCAAAACGATTCAACTAAAAAATGGTGAGTCTGTTTCAATCAGTGGTTTTTCTTATGAAAACCAATGGATTAATCAGTCAATGGCACCTTTTTATCCAAAAAGAAACTTTGAAACAACCTATCATATTGGTTTTTATCATGGGGATAATTCGAAAAATTATGCACCATTTACACCAAGTGAGTTGCCTGCAAGCTATGATTATTGGGCATTAGGACATATTCATAAGAGCGAGATTCTTTCGACGAACCCTGTAGTTGCTTACTCAGGAACGCCACAAGGACATACGAAGAAAGAAAATCAGACCAAAGGCGTGTTGTTGGTTGAAATCAAACAAGGATCAGTTAATCATCAGTGGTTAGATGTTTCTAACATAAAATGGCATAAGAAGGAAGTTTCTATTTTAGAGACATTAGATAAAAAAGATTTGTTAGTGGCTTTAGAAAAAGAACTGTTCACCCCAGCAAATGGTTTTCTTTTAACTGTTTTAGAAGCGCGTTTGATCACAACTGCAGAAAATGCGAGCTTACTTTTAAAAGAAAAAGAAGAAGTCATGATGTACTTACAAGACCAGTTGCTCAGACAGTCGGGCAATAAATTATGGTTGAAAGATTTAGGGCTAAATCAAAGCACATCAGACAAATTAATTATGGGATTTGAAACGACATTAATTGATGATTTAGGTAGAAAATATAAAGCGGAAGACTACTTTGAAAAAACAGTGGGTGACTTGATGTTACAGGGCACGATTGCGAAGTATTTATCTTGGGAACAAGAAGATATGGCTGATTTGGTCAACGAAAGTAGTCAGTTAATTAAAGACAAAATGATTTTTAAAAATGAGGCAGATCAATGA